AGCGGGCGCGCTGGGCAATCTGACCAAGACGCTGGGCGTCGAATGGGCGCGCGACGGCATTCGGGTGAACAGCATATTGACGCGGACCTCCGAAGAAACGCTCGGCCATCTCGCGGCCTATCTGGTCAGCGACTATGCCGCCTATGTCACCGGGGCGGTGATGGGGGTCGATCTTGATGACTGATCGACTGCGTCTCGACGGACAGGCGGCGTTCGTGACCGGCGGCGGGGGCGGTATCGGCCGCGCCATTGCGATCCGGCTGGCCGAAGCAGGGGCGAATGTTGCGATCCTGGACATTATTGCGGAACGGGCGGAGGAAACGGCGACCCGCATCCGCGAGACGGGCGCGCGCGCGCTGACGTTTCCCGCCGACGTCATGGAGAGTGATGCCCTCCGCGCGGCGATTGACCAGGCGGCCGCCGCATTCGGACGGCTCGACATTTTGGTCAACAATGCGGGCGGCGTGTCGGCGCGACCCTTTCTCGAACAAAGCGAACGTTCGATGCGAAAGCATATCGACATCAACCTGATGTCGATGCTGGTGGCGACGCAGGCGGCGGCCCGGCATATGGTTGCGGGCGGAAAAGGCGGTTCGATCATCAACGTCGCCAGTATCGAGGCGACCCGCGCGGCGCCGAATTTCGCGGTCTATGCGGCGTGCAAGGCAGGGATGTTCAGCTTCACCCGGTCGATGGCGCTCGAATTGTCGGGCCATGGCATTCGCGTCAATTGCCTGGCCCCCGATCACACGGTCACGCCGGGCAATCAGGGAAATCGCGCCGGGCCGGTCGATCCCGCGACATGGCGCCAGCGCAGCGACGATGAGGTCGATGCGATGAATCGCCTTATCCCGCTTGGCCGCGAAGGCATCGACATGGAATGCGGCGACGCGGCGCTTTTCCTGTCGAGCAGGATGGCGAGCTATATCACGGGCATCCTCCTGCCGGTTGATGGCGGAACCTGGGCTTCGTCGGGCTGGGTGCGCGGTCAGACGGGCAAATGGACCTTGAACGAGGGATTGTCCTTTGGGGGCTGAGCGCGGGCGGAAGCAGCCGCATTGCGGGGGCGCCGGAAAGGCCTTAAAGGCACGATCTGGTCCGCACGGAATGACGGCGTATCGGCACAAGGGGCAAGATTTTGCAGATGGATAATGGCAACGCGCGAATCCGGGTTCCGAAAACGTCGGAACTGGTCGCCGACCAGATCAGGGCGCAAATCATCCGCGGCGAACTTCAGGAAGGTGACTCGCTGCCCCCCGAAGGAACGTTGATGGCGACCCTGGGCATTTCGCGCCCGACGCTGCGCGAAGCCTTTCGCATCCTGGAGGCGGAAAGTCTGATCAGCGTGGTGCGCGGATCGCGAAGCGGCGCGCGGGTGCATCAACCCTCCACCGAACTTGTGTCCCGCTACGCCGGATATGTGCTGGAATCGCAAGGGACGACCATCGCCGATCTGTATGCGGCGCGGCTGGCGATCGAACCCACTGTCGTGCGCTGGCTTGCGACATCGAAGGGGCAGACCCCCGGCATGGCACGGGTGAAGGACATATTGGCCGAACTGGAGGATATGCTCCAGACCGACCGCCACGCCGAGTTCGTCGACAATATCGCGGTTTTTCACCAGGCCTTGGTCGAAGCGACGGGCAACAACACGCTGAGTTTCATGAACCGGATGTTGCTCAACCTCGCACGCAATCATCAGAATGATTATCAGCGCCGCCATCCGCGATCGAACGAGGAGAAGTACAAGAGCCTGCGCGCCGGTTTCAAATCCTATGTCAAACTGGTCAAGATGATCGAAGAAGGCGATGTCGAAGGCGCGGTGGCGCACTGGCGCCTTCACCTTCGCAACGCCAATGAAACCTGGGCGCAGCGCGGTGAGGGCGAGCGGATCGTCGATTCCCTGCACGCATGACGGCATCGTTCATCGATGCGATGATCGCGGCGGCGGCGCGTGCGCCGCAGGCGTCGCTGATCGTCGCATCGGACATGCGCCCGTGTGATACCACGCTCGGTGAGGTCACGGCGGCGGGGCGCCGCATGGGAAGCCGGATGACCAAGGCGGGAGTTCGGCCTGGTGATGTGGTCGGCTGTATGCTCCCCAATTGGCGCGAATGGCTCGTCGTCGCGGTTGCCGCGGCACAGGCTGGCGCGGTCATGCTGCCGATCGTCACCATCTATGGTGCAAAGGAACTGGCGTTTATCCTGCGTCAGTCGAAGGCGCGCTGGCTTTTTACGCCCGACCATTTTCGCGGCACCGATTATGGGCGCCTTGTCGCCGAATGCGGCGAATTGCCGATGCTCGAACGGCATATCCGTGCCGGAGAGGATTTCGGTGCGCTGGAAAGCGACGGGGCGATGGCGGACCCTGTACCGTCTGATCCCGACGAACTCGCGCTGCTGGTATATACGTCGGGGACCACCGCCGATCCCAAGGGGGTGATGCACAGCGCGCGCACTTTGCTGGCCGAGATGGCCTCGATGCGGGAAATGCGGCGTGAGAAGGACGAGGATATTGTCATCTCGCCCTGGCCTCCCGGCCATGTCGCGGGCGCGCTGTCGATGTACCGCTTTCTTTGCCAGGGAACGCCGCTGGTGCTGATGGATCAGTGGGACGCAGCGCTCGCCGCCGAGCTGATCGATCGCCACAAGCCGACCTCCTCGTCGGGAACGCCCTTTCACCTGTCGGGCTTGCTCGCGGCGGCCGACGTCCATGGCCATGACCTCTCTTCGCTCCGCCAGTATCTGGTCGGTGCGGCGCCGGTTCCGTCCTCGCTTGTCGAGCGCTGTCAGGGGCAGGGGCTCGCCGTCTATCACTGCTATGGATCGAGCGAGCATCCCACCGTGACCTCCGGCACCGTCGACGATCCGCTCGACAAGCAGCTCCACACCGAAGGCCGGGCGATCGCGGATTGTGAAATGCGCTTCGTCGATGACGACGGCAACGATGTGCCCGCCGGTTGCGATGGCGAAATCTGCACGCGCGGACCCGACCTCTTCCTGGGCTATCTTGACCCCGCATTGAACACGGACGCCTTCCTTCCGGGGGGCTGGTATCGTACCGGCGACATCGGCCGCCTCGACGACGACGGTTATCTGCTGATTACCGATCGCAAGAAAGACATCATCATCCGCGGTGGCGAGAATATCTCGTCAAAGGAAGTCGAAGCGCTGCTGCTCGCGCATCCGGCCATCGTCGATGCGGCGGCGGTGGCGGCGCCGGACGACCGTATGGGCGAAGTGGTCCGCGCCTGCGTCGTTCTGGCGCCAGAAGCGACGCTGACGATCGACGAATTGCGCGAACATTTCTTCGCGGCCGGCATTGCGAAACAAAAGACTCCCGAACGGCTGACCATCCTGCCCGAGCTTCCGCGCAATGCATCGGGCAAGGTGTTGAAGCATGAATTGCGCCGCTGTTCCTGAACCGGCGCCATCGAGCGTCAATTCCGCATGATGAAGCCGCCATCGACGTTCAGCGCCTGCCCCGTGATCCAGTCGCCCGCGGGCGAGCAAAGGAGCAGGAGGGCGCCGACCAGATCCTGGGGCTCGCCGCGCGGCTGTTTGACGACGCGCGCCATCGCGGCCTGGACGAAGGGGCTGTCCTCGGGGGTCAGTGCCTTGCCCGCGTCCGACATGGTCATGCCCGGCGCAATCGCATTGACGTTGATGTTCATCCGTCCGAGTTCGGTGGCAAGCGTCGTGGTCAGCCCCAACAGGGCGACCTTGCTGATGCCATAGGGCGTTTGCGCGGGAAAAGCGCCAGCGGACAGCTGGTTGACGATCTTGCCGCCGCCGCGCGCCTGAAACAGCGGGACGGCGGCCTTTGAACAGATCAGCGCACCGGTAAGGTTCACGCGCATCAAGCGTTCGAAATCGGCGATGCTCGTCTGGATCGCGGGCGTCCCGACGGCTTCGACCATCAACGCCGCATTGTTGACCAGAATGTCCAGTCCGCCAAAAGCCGACCGGGTTGCCTCCATCATTGCCGCAACCGATGCTTCGTCGGCGATATCGACCTGAATCGCGAGCGCGGTGCCGCCGCCATCGTTGATTTCGGCCGCGACGCGCTCGGCGCCTTCCTTGTTCAGATCGGCGACCACGACGCTCGCCCCGGCATTGGCGAGGCCGACGGCATAGGCGCGTCCGATGCTGTTGCCGCGCCCGCCCGCGCCGGTGACGATGGCGACCTTGCCGTCCAGATCGAACCGGGCATTGGTGAAATCCGGCATGCTTACGCCTCCTGCTTCGGAAAAATCGGGGCGCCGACGCCGATGGTCACGGTCTTGTAGTGAAGGAACTCGTCGATCCCGGCCTTGCCGCCTTCCTTGCCAAAGCCGGAGATGCCGATGCCGCCAAAGGGCGTATGCGGATTGATCTGGAAACCGCCATTATTATAGACGCCGCCCGCGTTCAGCCGCTCCGACAGGCGATGCACCCGCTGAAGGTCGTTCGACTGGATATAGGCAGCCAGGCCATATTCGCTGTTGTTTGCAATGGCGACGGCTTCATCCTCGTCATGAAATTTCATGACGATGACCGCCGGCCCGAAAATCTCGACCTGACTGATCTCATGATCCGGATCGGCATCGACGATCAGCGTCGGTTCGATGAAATTGCCGTCGGCCAGATCGCCGCCGCATCGACCACCGCCCAGTTCGAAGGTGCAGGCATTGTCGGCGCGGGCGCGTTCGAACATGCCCAGGATACGATCGACGGCGGCCTTGTTGATCACCGGGCCGACCGCAACCGTCGGGTCCATCGGATCGCCAACCTTGAACTGCGCAATGATCGCTTTCAGGCGGGCGACGAAATCGTCATAAATGTCGGCGTGGACGATCTGCCGCGTTGGCAGGGCGCAGCCCTGGCCGGACAGGCACCCGACGGTCCAGAAAACGGCGCGTTCCGCCGCCGCCTGAAGGTCACAGTCGGGAAAGACGATGCTGGCGGATTTTCCACCCAGTTCCATCACGCTGGGCTTGATCTCTTCGGCGCAGGCGGCCAGAATCTTGCGCGCGGTGATCGGCCCGCCAGTGAAGCTGATCTTGCGGATTTTCTTGTGCCGGACGATTGCTTCGCCGCACGCGGCATTGCCCGGCAAGATCGACAATACGCCGTCCGGTACCCCCGCCTCGCGGCACAATTGCGCGAACAGTTCGGGAGCAAAGGGGGTGATTTCGGCGGGTTTGCAGATGACGCAATTGCCCGCGGCCAGCGCCGCGCACACCTTCATGCACAGGGAGATCAGCGGCCCGTTCCAGGTGATGATGATGCCAATGATCCCGATCGGTTCGGGCACCGAATAGGAAAATTCGCCGCGCGTATCGAAGGTGCTCATCAATTCGCCGGTCAGCTTGTCGCACCAGCCGGCATAATAGCGGGTCCAGGCGACGGCCGTGTCGACCCCGCGCTCGCCGACCATCAGCGTGGTGCCGCCGTCGAGCGCCGCCATTTCGGCAAGTTTCGCCTTGTTGGCGTCCAGCAGGTCGGCAAGGCGGTTCAATATGTCGCGGCGCGCCTCCGGCCGCGTTCGCCGCCACTCATCGCGCACGGCTTCGGCTCTGGCGACAGCCTCTTCGACTTCCTTGGCCCCGGCGAGGGGGATGTCGGCCTGCACCGTCTGTTTGACCGGATGCAGGTGCGAATGCGTCCCACCCGTGCCGCTCGTGCGTTGCTCATGTCCCAGATGCAGATGCACCGCGGGTGCTGCGCTTGCCATGCTCTTTTCTCCCAAAATTATGTCAGGCGTCCCACGCCAGATGCAAATGTTCGAGGGCCATCACGCTGCCGCCGCGACAGCTTTCGTCGCCGGTTTCAACCTGGCGGAAGTGGCCGATCCGGCTGAACCAGGCGCGATAGAAAATGATCAATTCCATGCGCGCCAGATGCAGCCCCAGGCAGGTGTGGATTCCCGATCCGAAGGCGGCGTGGCGATAGAATTGGCGCTCGACCGACACCGTGGCGGGGTCGGGATTGAGCGCTTCGTCCCAGCCGACGAGCGGCAGGGGAGCAAGGATGCAATCGCCGGCGCGAAGCTGTGCGCCCTCCAGCTCCGTATCCTGAACGATGTAGCGCGGCGTCGCGACAAAGGCATAGCGTCGCAGCAATTCCTCGACCAGATCGGGGATCACGCCCGGATCGTCGATTGCCCGCTGCCGCAAGGCGCTGTCATGCGCCAGGTGGCGCATTCCGAAGCTCATCGCATTTGTGACCGTATCCAGCCCGGCAAGGAACATCAGGAAACCGATCGACATCAATTCGTCGAATTGCAGGCGTCGGCCGTCGACTTCGCTGACGATGATCTTCGAAATCATGTCGTCCTCTGGCGCCGCCATCCGCGCCTGGATCAGCTCGGCGATATGGCCCAGAATGCGCTGCGCGAGCAGGTTGCGCTCCTCCGGGCTGGCGCGGGCGCCGAAAAAATCCACGACCAGATGCCGGAACTCGTCAAAGCGTTCCATCGGAAAGCCGAACAATTCCATGAACACGGCCACCGGCAGCCGCGAGGCGACGGCGGCGACGAATTCGCATTCGCCCGCGTCCGCCACTTCGCTCAGCAGGCGGTCGGTCCATTCGGCGACGCGTCCTTCCAGCGGTTCGATCGCCTTGGATTCAAAAAAAGGGCGCAGCATCTGTCGATATGGCCGGTGCTCGGGCGGATCGAGCATTTCGGGAATCATCTTCGGCTGGTTGGGGTTTGGGGGAATCGACAGATAGCGGCTCGAAAATATCTCCGGGTGCCGCACCACATGCTGCACCGACGCGCCGGTGTTGCAGACCCAATGGCCGCCGTGGGCGTTGGTCCAGAATACCGGCGGCGCGGTTTCCTTCAGCTCCCAATAGCGTGCGTGACAATCGGCAAGGATGCCGGGATCGGCGATATAATCGAATTCGAACACCGGCGAACGCGCCGGTTGCACGGGCGACTCACTCATCTATCCTCTCCTCTTGCCAACAAGTAAACGCACGTTTACATCGGGAGTCAACGGGGAGGCGTCATGGCGACAAAGATTGACCTGCGGCCGCGCGATGCCGACCGGACGCGCGAAGCGATATTGCAGGCAGCGCAGCAGGTGTTTGCCGAGAAAGGTTTCGCCGCAGCGACGATACGCGACATCACTGCGCGTGCCGGGGTGAACCAGTCGCTCGTCAGCCGCTATTTCGGGGGCAAGCTCAAATTGTTCGAGGCCGCGCTGGAGGCGGCGCTGGACGCGCGGTTGATGACCGACCTGCCGAAAGCCCGATTCGGCAAGCTTATCGTGGCGCGCTTCGCCGACGGGGACGGGCGCGTCAGCCCCCTGCCGATGCTGTTTCGCGCAGCCGCCGACGCCGAAGCGCGCGTCGTGGCGCAGCGGTTGCTGCACGAAAGGGTGTTCGAACCGCTGGCGCGGTGGATCGGCGGGGCCGATGCCAGCGTTCGCGCGGCGCGTTTGATGATGATCTCGCTCGGCTTCTTTACGTACCGCGAACAGCTTCCGCTGGCCGGGTTTGCAGGCGCGGTCGATCCCGACCTGCGCCGCTGGCTGGAGGATGAGTTTCAGGCGATCGTCGACAACTGACATCTCAGGCACTGGCCAATAAGGCGCTTCGCTCGGCCGGAATGACGAACTGTAGCAGATGCGCGCGCTTCAGGCACAGATGGGGCAAGGCTTCGTCGGTCATGCCGATCCCGCCGTGCACCTGAATGTTGGCGCGGCTATTTTCCAGCGCGGCCTGGTCGGCGAGTCGCTTCGCCGCCGCCACATGAAACGCCGCTTCATCGGCGTTGGAATCGAGTGCGCACGCCGCATAATATAGCTGCGAACGAGCGACGGCAGCGCGCACGGCCATGTCGGCGCACATATGTTTGATCGCCTGAAACCAGCCGATCGGCCGCTCGAATTGTTCGCGTATCAGGGCATATCCGGCGGCCATGTCACGCGCCGCGTCGGCACAGCCGACCGCGAACGCAGCGGCGACAAGCTGGAGGTGCAGCGCAGCGCGGGCATCGGCAAGCGCATGAGCCGAAGGCGGTTCGTCGAAGCGGGCGACCGTTACGGTAGGGTCGAGCGAAGGCTGCGCGCTCAACGCTGCTGGAAGATCGAAAAGCATTGCGCGACGATCGACAACGCCCAGCGCGGCCGACGCATCGGAGCCGTCCAGCACCCGCAACATCCTGCCCTCGGTCACGGCCAGCGCGACTTTGACCTGGCGGGGTTCCCAGCGCGCGGCGACGGCGCTCGACAGCAGCGCCACCGGCGCTAGAAAGCGGCCCAACTCGGCAAAGACCAGCGCTTCGGTCGCGTGGTCCAGCTCCATTTCGGGGCCGGTCATCGAGGCCCAGCCCATCGCGTCGATCTGCGGCCAAAGATCGCGACTGCGCGAGCGCGCGTTTTCGAGCGGCATATGATCGCGGCACCAGTCGGCGGTGGCGGAAACAAGGGCAATCTGGTCGTCGTTCGGGGTCAGGTCCATCGTGTCACCGGGATTTGGGCAGGCCGAGCAGCCGCTCGCCGATGATGTCGCGCTGGATCTGGGCGCTGCCCCCGGCGATGGTGGCCGCGAAGCCGCGCAGATAATCCGCGACCTCGTCATCGTCGCCATATTGAAAATCGAGCATCGCGGCGCCTTTCAGCCGCACTGCCATGCGTTCCAGCCGTTGCCCGAGTTCCGATGTGAACAGGCGGATTACGGATGCCTCCGGCCCCGGCTGGCCCGTCCGCATGACTTCGGATATGTTGCGATAGGTCATCGCCCGCACCGCCGCGACCTCGGCGCGCATCTGGGCCAGATCGTCGGCGATGCAATCGTCCGCGATCCTGCCGTTCGCGCGCGCTGTAGCGATCAGTTCTTCGATTTCCTGGCTCTGCTTCACCTGATCGGCGATGAAGCCGGTGCCTCGCTCAAAGCTCAACGTGGACATCGCGACTTTCCAGCCATTACCCAGTCCGCCGACGACATTCGCCAGCGGGATGCGGACATCGTCGTAGAACACTTCGGCAAATTCGGTTTGCCCCGACATCTTGCGGATCGGCCGCACGGTGATGCCGGGGGTGTGCATGTCGCATATCACCCAGCTCAACCCCGCGTGCCGCCGCGACCCTTCCTCGGTGCGCAGCACCAGCTCTTGCCAGTCGGCGACATGGGCGAAGCTGGTCCATATCTTGGACCCGTTGACGATCAGCTCGTCCCCTTCGATCCGCCCGTGTGTCCGGATGCCGGCAAGGTCCGATCCGGCACCGGGCTCCGAGAAACCCTGGCACCAGATCGATTCGCCTTTCAGGATGCGCGGCAGATGCCAGGCCTTCTGTTCTTCGCTGGCGTTGAGGATCAGGGTCGGGCCGCCGTGATTGATGCCGACGAAATTGGCGCCGATCCACGGCGCGTGGGCCTTTGCATATTCCTCCAGCCAGATGACCTGCTGAACGATCGACAGGCCGCGCCCGCCATATTCGCTCGGCCAGTTGATTCCCGCCCAGCCGGCGTCGAACAATTGCCGTTGCCACGCCTTGTCGAACACGATCGCCTCGGCGGCGTCGATGGGGCGCTTTTCGGTCGGCACATTGGCGTTCAGCCATTCGCGGCATTCGTCGCGGAATCGGGCTTCATCGGGGGAAAAGCCGATGTCCATCAGCCGCCCTTTCGCGCGCTGCCGATCGCTTCGCCCTTTTGCCGCATGGCCGGGTCGAACCCCGCATTACGCATCAATTCATGGGAAAGGCCGGTGTCCAGCGCCATGCCGTCGGTGTCATAGACCAACCGCTTGTTCTCGGCATTGCTGTGGCGGCTGTTGTCCAGGATCAGCGCGGCGAGTTCGGTCACTTTCGCGTCCAGATCGGCGTCGGCGACGCAATGATTGGCAAGGCCCATCGCCGCTGCCTCGGCGCCGCTATAGGGACGACTGGTGAACATCATCTCCAGTGCCCTGGCCTGACCGATCCGGCGGGGCAGGCGCTGGGACAGGCCCCAGCCGGGGACAAGGCCCCATTTGCCGTGGGTGTCGGCGAAACGGGCGCTGTCGCCGCAGACGATGAAATCGGCGGCCAGCGCAAGTTCGAGGCCGCCGGTATAGCAGCTCCCGGAAACCTTTGCGATGACCGGCTGGCGCAGCTTGGTCAGGCGTTCCAGAATCAGCATTTCCTGGCGAAGCCAACCGAGTGCATCGGCGTGCGGCGCCTGTTTCAGGTCGTGACCGGCACAGAAATGCCCGCCCGCGCCGGTGATGACCACCAGCCCCGTATCGCGATCGCTTTCGAGGTCGCGGATGTGGGCACGAAAGGCACGGAACAGGTCACGGTTGATGGCATTGCGCTTGTCGGGGCGGTTGAGCGTCAGCGTACAGATGCCGCCGGAGTCCTCCCGGATGACGAGCGGTTTGCTCATGGCCGGTCCCCTCTGGTTTTGGCAATGGCGGCGCGGGCGCTGCCGCTATCGACGGCACGCCGTCCAAATTGTTCGCGGATCGGCACAAACTCGGGCATCACCAGGCTGCGCCGCAGCCAGTTCGCCGCATCGACGACCAGCGTGTGACCGCTGATATAGCTGGCATAGGGCGAACAGAGGAAGGTCGCCGCCCAGCCCAGTTCGCGCACCTCGCCGACGCGCATTCCCGGAATCGTATTGTCGCCGCGCTCGCCCTCGCGATGGCGGGTCATGTGCGCGGGCAGATCGTCGTGCGGAAAACGGCCAGGCGCGATGCAATTGACGCGGATTCCGTCGGGCGCCCACTCGACCGCCAGGCTCTGCGTCAGGTTGGTCACGCCCGCCTTGGCCGCCGCCGAATGCGACGTCCCCGGCCCGCCCGTCCAGCTATAGGTGGCGCCGATGTTCAATATCGCGCCCGGCAGTTTCGCTGCCAGTCGCCGTATCGCGAATTCGCGGCTGCAATTATAGGTGCCGTTCAGGACGATATCGACGACGGTGCGAAAGCCGTTCGGCGTCATTTCTTCTGCCGGGGCCGGAAAATTGCCCGCCGCATT
This DNA window, taken from Sphingopyxis alaskensis RB2256, encodes the following:
- a CDS encoding SDR family NAD(P)-dependent oxidoreductase, which encodes MTDRLRLDGQAAFVTGGGGGIGRAIAIRLAEAGANVAILDIIAERAEETATRIRETGARALTFPADVMESDALRAAIDQAAAAFGRLDILVNNAGGVSARPFLEQSERSMRKHIDINLMSMLVATQAAARHMVAGGKGGSIINVASIEATRAAPNFAVYAACKAGMFSFTRSMALELSGHGIRVNCLAPDHTVTPGNQGNRAGPVDPATWRQRSDDEVDAMNRLIPLGREGIDMECGDAALFLSSRMASYITGILLPVDGGTWASSGWVRGQTGKWTLNEGLSFGG
- a CDS encoding FadR/GntR family transcriptional regulator, with the translated sequence MDNGNARIRVPKTSELVADQIRAQIIRGELQEGDSLPPEGTLMATLGISRPTLREAFRILEAESLISVVRGSRSGARVHQPSTELVSRYAGYVLESQGTTIADLYAARLAIEPTVVRWLATSKGQTPGMARVKDILAELEDMLQTDRHAEFVDNIAVFHQALVEATGNNTLSFMNRMLLNLARNHQNDYQRRHPRSNEEKYKSLRAGFKSYVKLVKMIEEGDVEGAVAHWRLHLRNANETWAQRGEGERIVDSLHA
- a CDS encoding AMP-binding protein gives rise to the protein MTASFIDAMIAAAARAPQASLIVASDMRPCDTTLGEVTAAGRRMGSRMTKAGVRPGDVVGCMLPNWREWLVVAVAAAQAGAVMLPIVTIYGAKELAFILRQSKARWLFTPDHFRGTDYGRLVAECGELPMLERHIRAGEDFGALESDGAMADPVPSDPDELALLVYTSGTTADPKGVMHSARTLLAEMASMREMRREKDEDIVISPWPPGHVAGALSMYRFLCQGTPLVLMDQWDAALAAELIDRHKPTSSSGTPFHLSGLLAAADVHGHDLSSLRQYLVGAAPVPSSLVERCQGQGLAVYHCYGSSEHPTVTSGTVDDPLDKQLHTEGRAIADCEMRFVDDDGNDVPAGCDGEICTRGPDLFLGYLDPALNTDAFLPGGWYRTGDIGRLDDDGYLLITDRKKDIIIRGGENISSKEVEALLLAHPAIVDAAAVAAPDDRMGEVVRACVVLAPEATLTIDELREHFFAAGIAKQKTPERLTILPELPRNASGKVLKHELRRCS
- a CDS encoding SDR family oxidoreductase encodes the protein MPDFTNARFDLDGKVAIVTGAGGRGNSIGRAYAVGLANAGASVVVADLNKEGAERVAAEINDGGGTALAIQVDIADEASVAAMMEATRSAFGGLDILVNNAALMVEAVGTPAIQTSIADFERLMRVNLTGALICSKAAVPLFQARGGGKIVNQLSAGAFPAQTPYGISKVALLGLTTTLATELGRMNINVNAIAPGMTMSDAGKALTPEDSPFVQAAMARVVKQPRGEPQDLVGALLLLCSPAGDWITGQALNVDGGFIMRN
- a CDS encoding aldehyde dehydrogenase family protein — its product is MASAAPAVHLHLGHEQRTSGTGGTHSHLHPVKQTVQADIPLAGAKEVEEAVARAEAVRDEWRRTRPEARRDILNRLADLLDANKAKLAEMAALDGGTTLMVGERGVDTAVAWTRYYAGWCDKLTGELMSTFDTRGEFSYSVPEPIGIIGIIITWNGPLISLCMKVCAALAAGNCVICKPAEITPFAPELFAQLCREAGVPDGVLSILPGNAACGEAIVRHKKIRKISFTGGPITARKILAACAEEIKPSVMELGGKSASIVFPDCDLQAAAERAVFWTVGCLSGQGCALPTRQIVHADIYDDFVARLKAIIAQFKVGDPMDPTVAVGPVINKAAVDRILGMFERARADNACTFELGGGRCGGDLADGNFIEPTLIVDADPDHEISQVEIFGPAVIVMKFHDEDEAVAIANNSEYGLAAYIQSNDLQRVHRLSERLNAGGVYNNGGFQINPHTPFGGIGISGFGKEGGKAGIDEFLHYKTVTIGVGAPIFPKQEA
- a CDS encoding cytochrome P450, whose protein sequence is MSESPVQPARSPVFEFDYIADPGILADCHARYWELKETAPPVFWTNAHGGHWVCNTGASVQHVVRHPEIFSSRYLSIPPNPNQPKMIPEMLDPPEHRPYRQMLRPFFESKAIEPLEGRVAEWTDRLLSEVADAGECEFVAAVASRLPVAVFMELFGFPMERFDEFRHLVVDFFGARASPEERNLLAQRILGHIAELIQARMAAPEDDMISKIIVSEVDGRRLQFDELMSIGFLMFLAGLDTVTNAMSFGMRHLAHDSALRQRAIDDPGVIPDLVEELLRRYAFVATPRYIVQDTELEGAQLRAGDCILAPLPLVGWDEALNPDPATVSVERQFYRHAAFGSGIHTCLGLHLARMELIIFYRAWFSRIGHFRQVETGDESCRGGSVMALEHLHLAWDA
- a CDS encoding TetR/AcrR family transcriptional regulator codes for the protein MATKIDLRPRDADRTREAILQAAQQVFAEKGFAAATIRDITARAGVNQSLVSRYFGGKLKLFEAALEAALDARLMTDLPKARFGKLIVARFADGDGRVSPLPMLFRAAADAEARVVAQRLLHERVFEPLARWIGGADASVRAARLMMISLGFFTYREQLPLAGFAGAVDPDLRRWLEDEFQAIVDN
- a CDS encoding acyl-CoA dehydrogenase-like protein, whose product is MDLTPNDDQIALVSATADWCRDHMPLENARSRSRDLWPQIDAMGWASMTGPEMELDHATEALVFAELGRFLAPVALLSSAVAARWEPRQVKVALAVTEGRMLRVLDGSDASAALGVVDRRAMLFDLPAALSAQPSLDPTVTVARFDEPPSAHALADARAALHLQLVAAAFAVGCADAARDMAAGYALIREQFERPIGWFQAIKHMCADMAVRAAVARSQLYYAACALDSNADEAAFHVAAAKRLADQAALENSRANIQVHGGIGMTDEALPHLCLKRAHLLQFVIPAERSALLASA
- a CDS encoding acyl-CoA dehydrogenase family protein, translated to MDIGFSPDEARFRDECREWLNANVPTEKRPIDAAEAIVFDKAWQRQLFDAGWAGINWPSEYGGRGLSIVQQVIWLEEYAKAHAPWIGANFVGINHGGPTLILNASEEQKAWHLPRILKGESIWCQGFSEPGAGSDLAGIRTHGRIEGDELIVNGSKIWTSFAHVADWQELVLRTEEGSRRHAGLSWVICDMHTPGITVRPIRKMSGQTEFAEVFYDDVRIPLANVVGGLGNGWKVAMSTLSFERGTGFIADQVKQSQEIEELIATARANGRIADDCIADDLAQMRAEVAAVRAMTYRNISEVMRTGQPGPEASVIRLFTSELGQRLERMAVRLKGAAMLDFQYGDDDEVADYLRGFAATIAGGSAQIQRDIIGERLLGLPKSR
- a CDS encoding enoyl-CoA hydratase/isomerase family protein, which produces MSKPLVIREDSGGICTLTLNRPDKRNAINRDLFRAFRAHIRDLESDRDTGLVVITGAGGHFCAGHDLKQAPHADALGWLRQEMLILERLTKLRQPVIAKVSGSCYTGGLELALAADFIVCGDSARFADTHGKWGLVPGWGLSQRLPRRIGQARALEMMFTSRPYSGAEAAAMGLANHCVADADLDAKVTELAALILDNSRHSNAENKRLVYDTDGMALDTGLSHELMRNAGFDPAMRQKGEAIGSARKGG
- a CDS encoding SDR family oxidoreductase, translating into MALPAPPPLGAKALPDGTYAGQVVAVTGGGTGLGKGMAIEFARLGAKVAILSRKPDHLDAGVAAIRALGAEAIAVACDVRDADAVAQAFDTIEAKLGAVDVLVNNAAGNFPAPAEEMTPNGFRTVVDIVLNGTYNCSREFAIRRLAAKLPGAILNIGATYSWTGGPGTSHSAAAKAGVTNLTQSLAVEWAPDGIRVNCIAPGRFPHDDLPAHMTRHREGERGDNTIPGMRVGEVRELGWAATFLCSPYASYISGHTLVVDAANWLRRSLVMPEFVPIREQFGRRAVDSGSARAAIAKTRGDRP